A genomic segment from Glycine max cultivar Williams 82 chromosome 1, Glycine_max_v4.0, whole genome shotgun sequence encodes:
- the LOC100780723 gene encoding secretory carrier-associated membrane protein 4-like: MNRHHDPNPFEEEEVNPFSNGTTAPASKSRIPPLASESLGFGQRHDATVDIPLDTTNDSKKKGQELAAWEADLKRREKEIKRREEAVSRAGVPVDDKNWPPFFPIIHHDIANEIPVHAQRLQYLAFASWLGIVLCLGFNVVAVTVCWIRGGGVKIFFLAVIYALLGVPLSYVLWYRPLYRAMRTDSALKFGWFFMLYLLHIGFCIFAAIAPPIVFHGKSLTGILAAIDVFSDHVLVGIFYLIGFGMFCLEALLSFWVLQKIYMYFRGHK, from the exons ATGAATCGCCACCACGATCCCAATCCcttcgaagaagaagaagtcaATCCTTTTTCG AATGGCACTACTGCTCCTGCATCAAAGTCACGTATTCCACCATTAGCATCTGAGTCACTGGGCTTTGGTCAAAGGCATGATGCTACAGTTGATATTCCTTTGGATACTACAAAT GACTCCAAGAAAAAAGGTCAAGAGCTAGCAGCTTGGGAAGCAGATTTAAAACGGAGAGAGAAG gaaataaaaagaagagaagaggcTGTTTCTAGAG CTGGTGTTCCTGTTGATGATAAGAATTGGCCTCCATTTTTCCCAATCATTCACCATGATATTGCCAATGAGATACCAGTTCATGCTCAGAGGCTTCAATATTTGGCCTTTGCAAGTTGGTTAG GAATTGTTCTTTGCCTAGGTTTTAATGTAGTTGCTGTGACTGTCTGTTGGATTAGAGGCGGCG GTGTTAAAATTTTTTTCCTTGCGGTTATATATGCTCTACTTGGTGTTCCCCTTTCATATGTTCTTTGGTACAGACCCCTCTATCGTGCTATGAG GACGGACAGTGCACTGAAGTTTGGTTGGTTTTTCATGCTCTACTTG CTTCATATTGGATTTTGTATCTTTGCTGCAATTGCACCTCCCATTGTTTTTCATGGAAAATCATTAAC GGGCATCCTTGCTGCAATTGATGTCTTCTCAGACCATGTATTGGTTGGG ATATTCTATTTGATTGGATTTGGCATGTTTTGCTTGGAGGCTCTTCTAAGCTTTTGGGTGCTTCAG AAAATATACATGTATTTCCGGGGGCATAAGTGA
- the LOC100804808 gene encoding 4-coumarate--CoA ligase-like 6, whose product MATNANCEMPLTHHPHWFSPKSGIYHSKHAPVDLPNDPFLDLVSFIFSHRHNGVSALVDSSSGCSISYPKLLPLVKSVASGLHRMGVSQGDVVLLLLPNSIYYPIVFLAVLYIGAIVTPLNPLSSVYEIRRQVSECGVSLAFTVPENEKKLEPLGISVIAVPENEKGLKDGCFSCFCDLISCDFDLPKRPVIKQDDTAGILYSSGTTGVSKGVVLSHKNLVAMVELFVRFEASQYEGSCLRNVYLAVLPMFHVYGLSLFAVGLLSLGSTVVVMRKFDIDEVVRVIDEYKVTHFPVVPPMLTALIKRAKGVNGGEFQSLVQVSSGAAPLSMGVINEFIRAFPNVDFIQGYGMTESTAVGTRGFNTEKFRNYSSIGLLAPNMEAKVVDWNTGAFLPPGSSGELRLRGPSIMTGYLNNEEVTMSTIDKDGWLHTGDVVYFDHDGYLHISDRLKDIIKYKGFQIAPADLEAVLILHPEVVDVAVTRAMDEETGEIPVAFVVRKVGSVLSPKHIMDFVAEQVAPYKKVRKVFFTDKIPRSATGKILRKQLRNYLTSNL is encoded by the exons ATGGCAACAAACGCAAACTGCGAAATGCCCCTCACACACCACCCTCATTGGTTCTCTCCAAAATCCGGAATTTACCACAGCAAACACGCCCCCGTGGACCTTCCCAACGACCCTTTTCTCGACCttgtttccttcattttttcccACCGCCACAATGGGGTTTCGGCCCTCGTTGATTCTTCATCTGGGTGTTCCATTTCCTACCCAAAGTTGCTACCTTTGGTAAAATCCGTTGCTTCTGGTCTTCACAGAATGGGTGTTTCACAAGGTGACGTGGTTCTGCTTCTTCTCCCTAATTCCATTTACTATCCCATTGTGTTCTTGGCTGTTCTCTATATAGGTGCTATTGTTACACCCTTGAATCCTCTTAGTAGTGTCTATGAAATACGCAGGCAGGTTAGTGAGTGTGGTGTGAGTCTGGCTTTCACTGTGCCTGAAAATGAGAAGAAACTTGAGCCATTGGGAATTTCTGTTATTGCTGTGCCAGAAAATGAGAAGGGTTTGAAGGATGGTTGTTTTTCATGCTTTTGTGATTTGATTTCTTGTGACTTTGATTTGCCTAAGAGACCTGTTATTAAGCAGGATGACACTGCTGGGATACTGTATTCTTCAGGGACTACTGGTGTGAGCAAAGGGGTTGTTCTGTCCCACAAGAATCTTGTTGCTATGGTTGAGCTTTTTGTGAGGTTTGAAGCTTCTCAATATGAAGGCTCTTGCTTGAGGAATGTGTATCTGGCTGTTTTGCCGATGTTTCATGTGTATGGTTTGTCGCTGTTTGCTGTGGGATTGCTGTCTTTGGGTTCTACTGTTGTTGTGATGAGGAAATTTGACATTGATGAGGTTGTCAGGGTAATTGATGAATATAAAGTTACACACTTTCCTGTTGTTCCGCCGATGTTGACAGCATTGATAAAGAGGGCAAAGGGTGTCAATGGCGGTGAGTTTCAGAGTTTGGTACAAGTCTCCAGCGGTGCAGCACCTTTGAGCATGGGAGTTATTAATGAGTTCATCCGAGCTTTCCCTAATGTTGATTTTATACAG GGTTATGGAATGACTGAGTCAACTGCAGTAGGAACACGTGGATTCAATACTGAAAAGTTTCGCAATTATTCTTCAATAGGGTTATTGGCTCCAAACATGGAGGCAAAAGTGGTAGACTGGAATACTGGTGCATTTTTGCCCCCAGGCAGCAGTGGTGAGCTTCGGTTGAGAGGGCCTTCAATTATGACGG GATACTTGAATAATGAGGAAGTTACAATGTCAACAATTGATAAAGATGGTTGGTTACATACTGGAgatgttgtttattttgatcatGATGGGTATTTACACATATCTGACCGCTTGAAAGATATCATCAAATACAAAGGCTTTCAG ATTGCTCCTGCCGATTTAGAAGCTGTGTTAATTTTGCATCCTGAAGTAGTTGATGTTGCTGTTACACG TGCAATGGATGAAGAAACTGGGGAGATCCCAGTGGCATTTGTGGTCAGAAAGGTTGGAAGTGTGCTGTCTCCAAAGCATATTATGGATTTTGTTGCTGAGCAG GTTGCTCCATATAAGAAGGTTAGGAAAGTGTTCTTCACTGACAAGATACCAAGGTCTGCCACTGGGAAGATCCTACGAAAGCAGCTGAGGAATTACTTGACTTCTAATCTATAG
- the SLTI248 gene encoding DEAD-box RNA helicase — translation MGRKHDAVLASEPVAEEAPCSPELDSEKKKKKKKKNKNKDKHQTESSPKRKLDEHDPQNGTESKKKKKKHHESKGNAEETNGDSNNNNGDGANREETATDGSVVVTGNNAGEAKYAAVKSFADSGLPENVLECCKGFEKPSPIQSRAWPFLLDGRDLIGIAATGSGKTLAFGIPAVMHVLGKRKGKSSKGRNPLGLVLSPTRELAQQISDVMCDAGRSCGVQSICLYGGTSKGPQISSLKSGIDIVIGTPGRIQDLIEMGICCLKEVSFVVLDEADRMLDMGFEQIVRSILGQTCSDRQMVMFSATWPLPVHYLAQEFMDPNPVKVVVGSEDLAANHDVMQIVEVLDDRSRDKRLVALLEKYHKSQRNRVLVFVLYKLEAKRVENMLQEGGWKVVSIHGDKAQHDRTKALSLFKNASCPLMIATDVAARGLDIPDVEVVINYSFPLTTEDYVHRIGRTGRAGKKGVAHTFFMQQNKGLAGELVNVLREAGQIVPDALLKFGTHVKKKESKLYGAHFKEIPVDAPKSQKKTFDDSDED, via the exons ATGGGTCGGAAACACGACGCCGTTTTGGCCAGCGAACCTGTCGCCGAAGAAGCCCCCTGCAGCCCTGAGCTCGATtccgagaagaagaagaagaagaaaaagaagaacaaaaacaaagacaAGCACCAAACCGAAAGCAGCCCCAAACGAAAGCTCGACGAACACGACCCCCAAAACGGCACCGAatcgaagaagaaaaagaagaagcacCACGAGTCCAAGGGGAACGCCGAGGAAACCAACGGcgatagcaacaacaacaacggcGATGGTGCTAATCGCGAGGAAACGGCGACGGATGGGTCTGTTGTGGTCACCGGTAACAATGCGGGAGAGGCGAAATACGCCGCGGTGAAGAGCTTCGCGGATTCGGGGCTGCCGGAGAACGTGCTGGAGTGCTGCAAGGGTTTCGAGAAGCCTTCTCCGATTCAGTCCCGGGCGTGGCCTTTCTTATTGGACGGTCGTGATTTGATTGGAATTGCTGCCACTGGCTCAG GGAAGACGTTGGCGTTCGGCATACCGGCGGTTATGCATGTTTTGGGGAAGCGGAAGGGGAAAAGTTCCAAGGGACGAAACCCTCTCGGCCTCGTGCTCTCACCCACTAGAGAGCTAGCTCAACAG atatCAGATGTCATGTGTGATGCTGGTAGGTCTTGTGGTGTGCAATCAATCTGTTTGTATGGTGGAACCTCCAAAGGGCCACAAATCTCCTCACTAAAATCTGGCATT GACATTGTCATTGGAACCCCTGGTCGTATCCAGGATCTGATTGAAATGGGTATCTGTTGCCTAAAAGAAGTATCTTTTGTG GTACTTGATGAAGCTGATCGGATGCTTGACATGGGTTTTGAACAAATAGTTCGCTCTATACTGGGTCAAACGTGTTCTG ATCGTCAAATGGTTATGTTCAGTGCTACATGGCCTTTGCCAGTTCATTACTTGGCACAGGAGTTTATGGATCCTAATCCTGTAAAA GTTGTTGTAGGCTCAGAAGACTTAGCTGCCAATCATGATGTCATGCAGATAGTTGAG GTCTTGGATGACCGTTCTCGTGATAAGCGCCTAGTTGCTTTACTGGAAAAGTACCACAAATCTCAGAG GAATcgagtattggtttttgttttgtacaaaTTGGAAGCCAAACGAGTTGAAAATATGCTTCAAGAAGG GGGTTGGAAGGTTGTATCAATACACGGGGACAAAGCCCAACATGATCGCACAAAGGCACTCTCATTGTTCAAGAATGCAAGCTGTCCTTTGATG ATTGCTACTGATGTGGCCGCACGAGGATTGGATATTCCAGATGTTGAAGTAGTGATAAACTATAGTTTTCCTCTGACTACAGAAGATTATGTTCATAGAATTGGGCGAACTGGACGAGCTGGTAAAAAAGGTGTTGCCCATACATTCTTTATGCAGCAGAATAAG GGACTTGCTGGGGAGCTGGTGAATGTTTTAAGAGAAGCAGGGCAAATTGTACCGGATGCCCTCCTGAAATTTGGCACACATGTAAAGAAAAAG GAGTCCAAACTTTATGGGGCACACTTCAAGGAAATTCCTGTTGATGCTCCAAAGTctcaaaagaaaacatttgACGACTCTGATGAAGACTAA
- the LOC100818144 gene encoding plastidal glycolate/glycerate translocator 1, chloroplastic: protein MGTSKSCKSEELCTELLESQTGDTSTGSVIQTLRLQVFGVLHWVVSLGLILAIDFLLKKAFVAASIEFPSALFGMFCIFSVLIILDCAIPSAAVALMKFFEPGIMFIQRWLPLFYVPYLVVLPLSLKDIPPSSAIKICFIVVGGWLATLCVTGMTAIGVRKAVKTELIDAEPMEKPSPFSSIELWAWTGIFLISFVASLVYPTALGTRARTYLPFLLASTVLGYMIGSGLPSSVKKVLHPIIFCAASAEVTAVVFGFLSKSGLDPVLGYYLTNSSSDPGAGDILMGFLGSVILSFAFSMFKQRKLVKRHAAEIFTSVIISTLFSLYSTALVGRLVALEPSLTVSILPRCITVALALSIVSFFEGANASVTAAAVVVTGLVGANFVQATLDKLRLRDPIARGIATASSCHGLGTAALSAKEPEALPFCAIAYGLTGIFGSILCSIPVVRQSLLAVIG from the exons ATGGGTACCTCGAAAAGTTGCAAAAGTGAAGAACTTTGCACAGAACTACTCGAATCCCAAACTGGGGACACTTCCACTGGGTCTGTGATTCAAACTTTGCGTCTTCAAGTATTTGGGGTGCTACATTGGGTTGTTTCACTAGGCCTCATTCTGGCCATTGACTTTCTCTTGAAGAAAGCCTTCGTAGCAGCTTCGATTGAGTTCCCAAGTGCTCTGTTTGGGATGTTCTGTATTTTCTCTgttttgattattcttgattgtGCTATACCTTCTGCTGCTGTGGCTTTGATGAAGTTTTTTGAACCAGGGATTATGTTCATTCAGAGATGGCTCCCTTTGTTCTATGTTCCCTATTTGGTTGTGCTGCCCCTTTCTCTTAAAGATATTCCCCCTTCTTCTGCCATCAAAATTTGCTTTATTGTAG TTGGAGGATGGCTGGCTACACTTTGTGTGACTGGTATGACAGCTATTGGAGTAAGGAAAGCAGTGAAGACAGAGTTGATAGATGCTGAGCCTATGGAGAAGCCCTCTCCATTTTCTTCCATTGAATTGTGGGCATGGACTGGGATTTTCCTTATATCTTTTGTTGCTTCATTAGTTTACCCAACAGCACTGGGGACACGAGCCAGAACGTATCTTCCATTCTTGCTTGCTTCCACGGTGTTAGGCTACATGATTGGTTCTGG ATTGCCATCAAGCGTGAAGAAGGTCCTCCACCCAATAATTTTCTGTGCGGCATCTGCAGAAGTAACAGCAGTTGTTTTTGGGTTTCTTTCCAAGTCAGGGCTTGATCCTGTTCTag GATATTACCTTACAAACTCATCATCTGATCCTGGAGCCGGTGACATTCTAATGGGATTTTTGGGATCTGTTATTCTCTCATTTGCCTTCTCTATGTTCAAACAAAGAAAG CTTGTAAAAAGGCATGCAGCTGAGATTTTCACCTCTGTCATAATTTCTACCTTATTCTCATTGTACTCAACTGCTCTTGTTGGACGTCTAGTTGCTTTAGAGCCATCTTTAACTGTATCCATTCTACCCAGATGTATAACAGTGGCGTTGGCTCTCAGCATTGTGTCCTTTTTTGAAG GTGCCAATGCATCTGTCACAGCAGCTGCAGTTGTAGTAACTGGTTTAGTTGGAGCAAATTTTGTGCAAGCAACACTAGATAAACTCCGTCTTCGTGATCCAATTGCTCGTGGAATAGCAACCGCATCTAG TTGCCACGGGCTCGGAACAGCAGCTTTATCTGCCAAGGAACCTGAGGCTCTTCCATTTTGTGCCATTGCTTATGGTCTGACTGGGATATTTGGATCTATACTTTGCTCAATTCCAGTAGTCAGACAAAGTTTGCTTGCAGTAATTGGCTGA
- the LOC100777515 gene encoding phosphoribulokinase, chloroplastic: protein MAACTVYSTQSLSTNCSISTPSKTQLSFFHQKQVVFWRNSKKGSCSSRRSYVITCAAGDSQTVVIGLAADSGCGKSTFMRRLTSVFGGAAEPPKGGNPDSNTLISDTTTVICLDDYHSLDRTGRKEKGVTALDPRANDFDLMYEQVKALKDGIAVEKPIYNHVTGLLDPPELIKPPKILVIEGLHPMFDSRVRDLLDFSIYLDISNEVKFAWKIQRDMAERGHSLESIKASIEARKPDFEAYIDPQKQYADAVIEVLPTQLIPDDNEGKILRVRLIQKEGVKYFSPVYLFDDGSTISWIPCGRKLTCSYPGIKFFYGPETYYGNEVSVVEMDGQFDRLDELIYVESHLSNLSTKFYGEVTQQMLKHADFPGSNNGTGLFQTIVGLKIRDLYEQLIASKAETPVAAKA from the exons atggCAGCTTGCACTGTCTACTCAACACAATCTCTGAGCACAAATTGCTCCATCTCAACCCCATCAAAGACGCAACTCAGTTTTTTCCACCAAAAGCAGGTAGTTTTCTGGAGGAACAGCAAGAAGGGCAGCTGCAGCAGCAGAAGAAGCTATGTGATAACATGTGCAGCAGGTGACTCACAGACAGTGGTGATTGGCCTGGCTGCAGACTCAGGGTGTGGGAAGAGCACCTTCATGAGGAGGCTGACCAGTGTGTTTGGAGGAGCAGCAGAGCCACCAAAGGGTGGCAACCCTGACTCCAACACTCTCATCAGTGACACCACCACTGTCATATGCTTGGATGATTACCACTCTTTGGACAGAACTGGAAGAAAGGAGAAGGGTGTCACTGCCCTTGACCCTAGAGCCAATGATTTTGATCTCATGTATGAACAAGTTAAAGCTCTTAAGGATGGAATTGCTGTTGAAAAACCAATCTACAACCATGTCACTGGTCTCTTGGATCCCCCTGAGCTCATTAAACCCCCCAAAATCTTAGTCATTGAAGGTTTGCACCCAAT GTTTGATTCCCGTGTCAGAGATCTCTTGGACTTTAGCATCTACCTAGACATTAGCAATGAGGTCAAATTCGCTTGGAAAATTCAG aGAGACATGGCAGAGCGTGGACACAGTCTTGAAAGCATCAAGGCTAGCATTGAAGCAAGGAAGCCTGATTTTGAAGCatatattg ATCCACAAAAGCAATACGCAGATGCAGTGATAGAAGTGTTGCCAACGCAACTCATTCCAGATGACAACGAGGGTAAGATTTTGAGAGTGAGATTGATACAGAAAGAGGGGGTTAAGTACTTTAGCCCGGTTTACTTGTTTGATGATGGCTCTACCATTTCATGGATACCATGTGGAAGAAAGCTTACATGCTCCTACCCTGGCATCAAATTCTTCTATGGACCTGAGACTTACTACGGAAATGAG GTGTCAGTTGTAGAAATGGATGGACAATTTGACAGACTAGATGAACTAATATACGTTGAGAGCCACCTAAGCAACCTCTCTACAAAGTTCTATGGAGAGGTTACTCAACAGATGTTGAAGCATGCTGATTTTCCCGGCAGCAACAATGGAACAGGTCTCTTCCAAACCATAGTTGGTTTGAAGATAAGAGATCTATATGAGCAGCTAATAGCCAGCAAGGCTGAGACTCCAGTAGCTGCAAAAGCTTAG
- the LOC100820282 gene encoding CSC1-like protein At1g32090, with protein MATLADIGVSAAINILSAFAFLLAFALLRIQPINDRIYFPKWYISGDRSSPRRSGGNFVGKFVNLNFRTYLTFLNWMPQALRMSESEIISHAGLDSAAFLRIYTLGLNIFVPITLVALLVLIPVNVSSGTLFFLKKELVVSDIDKLSISNVPPKSIRFFVHIALEYLFTIWICFLLYKEYDHIASMRLHFLASQRRRVDQFAVVVRNIPHMSGHTISDTVDSFFQTNHPEHYIGHQAVYNANKFAKFAKRRDRLQNWLDYYQLKFERHPDKRPTVKNGFLGFWGGKVDAIEYYKHSIKELDTMMTMERQKIIKDPKSILPVAFLSFKSRWGASVCAQTQQSKNPTLWLTDWAPEPRDVYWQNLAIPFVSLNIRKLIISLSVFALVFFYMIPIAFVQSLANLEGLERVAPFLRPVIELKFIKSFLQGFLPGLALKIFLYILPTVLMIMSKIEGYIALSTLERKTAAKYYYFMLVNVFLGSIVTGTAFQQLHAFLHQSPTQIPRTIGVSIPMKATFFMTYIMVDGWAGIAGEILRLKPLVIYHLKNMFLVKTERDRGKAMDPGSVDFPETIPSLQLYFLLGIVYAVVTPILLPFVLVFFAFAYLVYRHQIINVYNQQYESAAAFWPLVHSRIIASLLISQLLLLGLLSTKKAAKSTPLLVILPILTFAFHKFCQRRFEPAFRKYPLEEAMSKDLLEKSTEPDLNIEAYLADAYLHPIFRSFEVDDELVEVRVDNHQTNVADSQPSEPSSPSPPHHVQQPSPPHHIHEPSPPQYSEYQTSPPSYYYQYHPPSPPHYVYQY; from the exons ATGGCAACCCTTGCAGACATTGGGGTCTCAGCTGCCATCAACATTCTCTCAGCCTTTGCCTTCTTGCTGGCTTTTGCTCTTCTGAGAATCCAACCCATCAATGATAGAATCTACTTTCCAAAGTGGTATATCAGTGGAGATAGAAGCAGTCCAAGGAGGTCTGGTGGGAATTTTGTGGGAAAATTTGTGAACCTCAATTTCAGAACTTACCTCACTTTCCTGAACTGGATGCCACAAGCTCTCAGAATGAGTGAGTCTGAGATTATTAGCCATGCTGGCCTTGACTCTGCTGCTTTCCTTAGAATCTATACTCTCGG cttaaatatttttgttccaaTCACACTTGTGGCACTCCTTGTACTTATACCAGTCAACGTATCAAGTGGGAcattatttttcctaaaaaaggAATTGGTAGTGAGTGATATTGATAAACTGTCAATATCAAATGTTCCACCTAAGTCTATAAG attttttgtTCACATAGCATTGGAATACCTGTTCACAATATGGATTTGTTTTCTGCTGTACAAAGAATATGATCATATCGCATCAATGAGATTGCATTTCTTGGCCTCACAGCGGAGGCGTGTGGACCAATTCGCA GTAGTTGTCAGGAATATCCCTCATATGTCTGGCCATACAATATCAGATACCGTGGATAGCTTCTTTCAAACAAACCACCCAGAACATTATATAGGACACCag GCTGTCTACAATGCAAATAAATTTGCTAAATTTGCAAAAAGAAGAGATAGACTCCAAAATTGGCTGGACTATTACCAGCTTAAGTTTGAGAGACATCCTGACAAGAGGCCAACTGTCAAG AATGGATTTTTAGGATTTTGGGGTGGGAAAGTTGATGCTATCGAGTACTACAAACATTCAATTAAGGAACTTGATACGATG ATGACAATGGAACGtcagaaaattataaaagatcCCAAATCTATTTTGCCAGTTGCTTTTCTTTCATTCAAATCCCGATGGGGAGCATCAGTTTGTGCGCAAACCCAACAAAGCAAGAATCCTACACTCTGGCTGACTGATTGGGCCCCAGAGCCACGTGACGTATATTGGCAGAACTTGGCCATAccatttgtttctttaaacATTCGAAAGCTTATAATATCATTGTCTGTGTTTGCCTTGGTATTCTTCTACATGATTCCCATTGCTTTTGTGCAATCTCTTGCCAATTTGGAGGGTCTTGAAAGAGTTGCTCCTTTCCTCAGACCAGTTATAGAATT GAAATTCATCAAGTCCTTTCTACAAGGTTTTCTTCCTGGTTTGgcccttaaaatatttttgtacatTCTACCCACAGTTCTAATGATCATGTCAAAAATTGAGGGATATATTGCATTGTCAACACTTGAGCGGAAGACAGCagcaaaatattattattttatgctgGTGAATGTTTTCTTGGGAAGCATAGTGACTGGGACTGCATTTCAGCAACTGCATGCTTTCCTTCACCAGTCACCTACTCA GATTCCTAGAACGATTGGAGTTTCCATTCCAATGAAGGCTACCTTCTTTATGACATACATAATGGTTGATGGATGGGCTGGAATTGCTGGTGAGATTCTCAGATTAAAGCCATTGGTTATATACCATCTCAAAAACATGTTCTTAGTTAAAACCGAAAGAGATAGAGGGAAGGCCATGGACCCTGGGAGTGTGGACTTTCCAGAGACTATTCCAAGTCTTCAACTATACTTCCTTCTTGGAATTGTGTATGCTGTGGTGACACCAATCCTTCTTCCCTTCGTACTAGTCTTCTTTGCCTTTGCATATTTGGTTTACCGTCATCAG ATAATCAATGTCTACAACCAACAGTATGAAAGTGCTGCTGCATTTTGGCCACTTGTTCACAGCCGCATTATCGCAAGCTTGCTAATATCCCAGCTTCTTCTGTTGGGTCTTCTTAGCACCAAAAAGGCAGCTAAATCCACACCTTTACTCGTCATATTACCAATATTGACATTTGCATTCCACAAGTTCTGCCAGAGACGTTTTGAGCCAGCATTTAGGAAGTACCCTCTTGAG GAAGCAATGTCAAAGGATTTATTAGAGAAGAGCACAGAACCTGACTTGAACATAGAGGCTTATTTGGCTGATGCTTACTTGCACCCAATCTTCAGGTCATTTGAGGTAGACGACGAATTGGTTGAAGTCAGAGTAGATAATCACCAAACTAATGTAGCTGATTCCCAACCAAGTGAGCCTAGTTCACCATCTCCACCACATCATGTGCAACAACCATCCCCACCCCATCATATCCATGAACCATCTCCACCTCAATATAGTGAGTATCAAACTTCACCACCAAGTTATTACTACCAATACCATCCTCCATCCCCACCCCATTATGTTTATCAATACTAA